One segment of Pseudanabaena sp. FACHB-2040 DNA contains the following:
- a CDS encoding DMT family transporter — translation MIDSILAVQGELAALTAAFLWAASAVIFGRLGKFLSPLVLNITKGLIALVFISLTLSLQQRQTTGLGQGEVVLLLASGVIGIGLGDTAYFAALNHLGPRRALLMETLAPPLSAVLALFFLQEQLSLQAWTGILLTLIGVCWVVSERVPTAHQPIGGELGRGIFYGGMAAIGQAAGAVMSRAALANTAVDPLWSTLLRLGGGLVIMVGMLASQGNLVPRLQPLRSGRLLGLVAIAAFFGTYLGIWLQQTALKFAPTGIAQALISTSPLFILPIAALLGERISFRAVLGVLVTLGGIWLLVGYR, via the coding sequence GTGATCGACTCTATACTGGCTGTTCAAGGAGAGCTGGCGGCCTTGACAGCCGCTTTTTTGTGGGCAGCCTCAGCGGTGATTTTTGGCCGCTTAGGGAAGTTTCTCTCACCCTTGGTGCTGAATATTACCAAAGGGCTGATAGCTCTCGTATTTATCAGTTTAACGCTGAGCCTGCAACAGCGCCAGACCACCGGGCTAGGCCAAGGAGAAGTTGTCCTACTGCTGGCCAGCGGGGTAATCGGCATTGGTTTGGGCGATACCGCTTATTTTGCCGCTCTCAATCACCTAGGGCCACGTCGGGCCTTGCTGATGGAAACCCTAGCTCCACCCTTGTCGGCGGTGCTGGCCCTATTTTTTTTACAGGAACAGCTCTCGCTGCAGGCCTGGACTGGAATTTTACTGACGCTGATCGGAGTGTGCTGGGTAGTTTCAGAGCGGGTGCCAACGGCCCATCAGCCCATCGGGGGTGAGCTGGGGCGCGGTATTTTCTATGGCGGCATGGCGGCCATCGGGCAGGCGGCTGGCGCAGTCATGTCGCGGGCGGCCTTGGCAAATACGGCGGTGGACCCGCTGTGGAGTACGCTGCTGCGGTTAGGGGGCGGCCTGGTGATCATGGTGGGGATGCTGGCTAGCCAAGGCAATCTTGTGCCCCGGCTGCAGCCGCTACGGTCGGGGCGGCTATTAGGGCTGGTTGCGATCGCAGCCTTTTTCGGCACTTACCTGGGCATCTGGCTGCAGCAAACGGCGCTAAAGTTTGCCCCCACCGGCATTGCCCAGGCTCTAATTTCTACCAGTCCCCTATTTATCCTGCCGATTGCAGCTTTGTTGGGAGAACGCATTAGTTTTCGGGCGGTTCTGGGGGTCTTAGTCACCTTGGGCGGCATCTGGCTGCTGGTGGGCTATCGCTAA
- a CDS encoding metallophosphoesterase: MASILDPAIPVKITKMKARVCWQHPAIRDRKIDQTRLALETPDSDQSEFSFLVIGDSGSGPHTDYNPQRRIAQAMLPHLQDCRFLLHTGDVVYQVGSSEQYPQNFIEPYREWLVGGERPERIAYDKMVFQFPFLAVPGNHDYYNLPWAYGLLTQVMRPLRRLLGTNLNPNIGWHGSHEGDAYARAFLDYLKAIPPEQLPAHLDAHYTGQTETGRCLQYRVGEFTRLPNRYYSFRSGGIDFFALDSSTFNAPSPLPQGPLGSDYRHLLRSQREAVEAEKRAVVEEAIQLREQAPHAQERLDDLQGKIEQLDEVLLDIEKQLTASPMMSIDAEQLLWLKDSLVSSWRNPEVRGRVLFFHHPPYVTEVTKWHQGQTLAVRHHLRWVLNEATKELGREAGDRPVVDLVLCGHAHCFEYLRTLDTGHADSHINWLVCGGSGLSLRRQRPDGPELFETFLGADRQTSESRLVAKSQLYMGLIGHKSERRRPYSFLRIDVKAGTPPRFEVKLHVSERYHQDWEEYALDPLML, translated from the coding sequence ATGGCTTCTATTCTGGATCCGGCCATTCCTGTCAAAATTACCAAGATGAAGGCTCGGGTGTGCTGGCAGCACCCAGCCATTCGCGATCGCAAAATCGATCAAACCCGCCTAGCGCTAGAAACCCCTGACTCAGACCAGAGCGAATTTTCCTTTTTGGTCATTGGCGACAGCGGCTCGGGGCCTCATACCGACTACAATCCCCAGCGGCGAATAGCCCAAGCCATGCTGCCCCATCTGCAGGATTGCCGCTTCTTGCTGCACACAGGTGATGTGGTGTACCAAGTCGGCTCCAGCGAGCAATATCCCCAGAACTTCATTGAGCCCTACCGGGAGTGGCTGGTCGGCGGTGAACGTCCAGAGAGGATCGCCTACGACAAGATGGTGTTTCAATTTCCTTTTTTGGCGGTCCCTGGCAATCACGACTACTACAATCTGCCCTGGGCCTATGGCCTGTTGACTCAGGTCATGCGACCCCTGCGGCGATTGTTGGGAACCAACCTCAATCCCAATATTGGCTGGCACGGCTCCCACGAAGGCGACGCTTACGCCCGAGCTTTCCTAGATTACCTAAAAGCCATCCCGCCCGAGCAGCTGCCGGCCCACCTCGATGCGCACTACACCGGCCAAACTGAAACCGGGCGCTGCCTCCAGTACCGAGTAGGAGAGTTTACCCGCCTGCCCAACCGCTACTACAGCTTTCGCTCTGGCGGCATCGACTTTTTTGCCCTCGACTCCAGCACCTTTAATGCGCCTTCGCCACTGCCCCAAGGGCCGTTGGGCTCTGACTACCGCCACCTACTGCGTTCCCAGCGAGAGGCAGTTGAGGCAGAAAAACGGGCAGTCGTAGAAGAAGCGATTCAGCTTAGAGAGCAAGCACCCCACGCCCAAGAGCGGCTCGATGACCTGCAGGGCAAGATTGAGCAGCTTGATGAGGTGCTGCTTGATATTGAAAAGCAGTTAACCGCCTCGCCCATGATGTCGATTGATGCGGAGCAGCTGCTCTGGCTGAAGGACTCTCTAGTGAGCTCTTGGCGCAACCCTGAGGTGCGAGGGCGAGTGCTGTTTTTCCATCACCCGCCCTACGTGACTGAGGTGACTAAGTGGCATCAGGGGCAAACCCTGGCAGTACGCCATCACCTGCGCTGGGTTTTGAACGAAGCGACTAAGGAACTAGGAAGAGAAGCCGGGGATCGGCCCGTGGTCGATCTGGTTCTCTGCGGCCATGCCCATTGCTTTGAGTATCTCAGAACCTTAGATACTGGCCATGCCGACTCCCATATCAACTGGCTGGTCTGTGGCGGCAGCGGCCTCAGCCTGCGGCGGCAGCGGCCCGACGGGCCAGAGCTGTTCGAAACCTTTCTAGGCGCAGACAGACAAACCTCAGAAAGTCGGCTGGTGGCCAAATCTCAGCTGTACATGGGCCTGATCGGCCATAAAAGCGAACGCCGCAGACCCTATTCCTTCTTACGCATCGACGTTAAAGCCGGGACACCGCCTCGCTTTGAGGTGAAGCTGCACGTCTCAGAGCGGTATCACCAAGACTGGGAGGAGTATGCCTTAGATCCCCTGATGCTTTGA
- a CDS encoding NAD(P)/FAD-dependent oxidoreductase produces the protein MQDADIVVIGGGIGGLVAAGLLARYGRQVIVCESHSVPGGAAHDFTRSGFRFDSGPSFYCGLSDPNSLNPVRQVLAVLGESIEAIPYDPLGYYHLPEGTLPIYGNGEQYRRAIAQFSPQGAKELADLERRFLGLYEALRGVPLLALRSDWQLLPLLLRRYPQQLLKLLPQLPLLGASAGQVLDQSVRDPWVRRLFDLECFLLSGMKAHETVAPEMAFMFGERHASVVDYPVGGSGAIIAALVRGLERWGGELRLNAHVEQILVESGRVAGVRLRQGEVLRAPIVISNATVWDTLTQLLKPEDVPAEYRQSSLQTPAVNSFMHLHLGIRSEGLEDLAVHHVVLHDGDRDLTEPGNTCMISIPSVLDPSLAPPGHHVIHAYTLEPWVGWRRDRTYKQRKRERAEPLYRALERVIPDLRSPQFAGESRVVLELIGTPLTHQRYLRRYRGTYGPAIAAGQGVFPGCVTPIAGLYRVGDSTRPGIGVPAVAASGILCANSLVSAAQSWGLVSDLAAGAAAMGSR, from the coding sequence ATGCAGGATGCAGACATAGTTGTGATTGGCGGCGGCATTGGTGGGCTAGTGGCAGCGGGGTTGCTGGCCCGTTATGGTCGCCAGGTTATTGTCTGTGAAAGCCATTCAGTGCCGGGTGGGGCGGCTCATGACTTTACCCGTAGCGGCTTTCGGTTTGACTCGGGGCCTTCGTTTTACTGTGGGTTGAGCGATCCCAACTCTCTCAACCCGGTGCGGCAGGTGCTAGCGGTGCTGGGGGAGTCGATTGAGGCTATTCCCTACGATCCGCTGGGCTATTACCACCTGCCGGAGGGCACGCTGCCGATCTATGGCAACGGTGAGCAGTATAGGCGTGCGATCGCACAGTTTAGCCCCCAGGGAGCCAAAGAACTGGCCGACTTAGAGCGGCGCTTTTTGGGCCTGTACGAAGCCCTGCGGGGAGTGCCACTGCTGGCTCTGCGCTCAGACTGGCAACTACTGCCGCTGCTGCTGCGCCGCTATCCCCAACAGCTGCTCAAGCTGCTGCCCCAGCTGCCCCTACTGGGAGCCTCTGCCGGACAGGTGCTAGACCAGAGCGTGCGCGATCCTTGGGTACGACGGCTGTTTGACCTAGAGTGCTTTCTGCTCTCAGGCATGAAAGCCCATGAAACCGTAGCGCCAGAAATGGCCTTTATGTTTGGTGAGCGCCATGCCTCAGTGGTGGACTACCCGGTGGGCGGCAGCGGGGCCATCATTGCCGCCCTAGTGCGAGGACTGGAGCGGTGGGGGGGTGAGCTGCGGCTCAATGCCCACGTTGAGCAAATTCTAGTGGAATCAGGCCGGGTCGCTGGGGTGCGGCTGCGGCAAGGAGAAGTGCTGCGGGCCCCGATCGTAATTTCCAACGCGACTGTATGGGACACCCTAACTCAGCTGCTTAAGCCAGAGGACGTACCCGCCGAGTATCGCCAGTCATCGCTACAGACGCCAGCGGTAAACAGCTTTATGCATCTGCACTTGGGGATTCGTTCTGAGGGGCTAGAAGATTTGGCTGTTCATCATGTGGTGCTGCACGATGGCGATCGCGATCTCACAGAGCCGGGCAACACCTGCATGATTTCTATCCCCTCGGTGCTGGATCCGTCCCTGGCCCCGCCGGGGCACCATGTTATCCACGCCTATACTCTGGAACCTTGGGTCGGCTGGCGGCGCGATCGCACCTACAAGCAGCGTAAGCGTGAGCGGGCAGAACCTCTCTATCGGGCTCTAGAGCGGGTGATTCCAGACTTGCGATCGCCCCAGTTTGCGGGAGAATCGCGCGTAGTGCTAGAGCTAATCGGTACGCCGCTAACTCACCAGCGATATCTCAGGCGCTATCGGGGGACCTATGGCCCGGCCATTGCAGCGGGTCAGGGGGTGTTTCCTGGCTGCGTCACACCGATTGCCGGCCTGTATCGAGTGGGAGACTCGACCCGGCCTGGAATTGGAGTGCCTGCGGTCGCCGCTTCGGGCATTCTGTGCGCTAACTCATTGGTGTCGGCTGCACAGTCTTGGGGTTTGGTGAGCGACTTGGCAGCAGGGGCAGCGGCAATGGGCAGCCGCTGA